The following coding sequences are from one Schizosaccharomyces osmophilus chromosome 1, complete sequence window:
- the cbp4 gene encoding mitochondrial respiratory complex III assembly protein Cbp4, translating into MNRIVKSLMYGAGIVGFGYATMKITAPSPQHVIDSLSPELRADYEKRKNDRNSVEGVLQMIEEARRNPRDISK; encoded by the exons ATGAATAGAATCGTCAAAAGCCTTATGTACGGCGCTG GGATCGTTGGTTTTGGTTATGCTACAATGAAAATTACTGCTCCTTCTCCTCAACATGTGATCGATTCCTTGTCGCCAGAGCTTCGTGCTGACTATGAGAAACGGAAAAATGATCGAAAC TCCGTCGAAGGTGTACTCCAAATGATTGAGGAAGCCCGACGCAACCCAAGAgacatttcaaaataa